TGGCTCAAGGTGAGAAATGATTGGGATCAAATCACCTATTTCCTTGAGTCTCAATTCCTTTATAAAATGCAGATAGTAATTATAACCTAATTCAGGGATGTTATGAATATGAAGTGTTAGTCTATGTAAAGTTCTTCTGCCCAGCATATAGTAAATGCTGAAAACTACTTGCTATTGTGATCTTACCAAACTGGGGATGATAATATACTTCACAAGGTTATATGAAGCAAGATGGTATATAAAGTGCCTACCTGATGTCCGGTAAATATCATGTTTCATTGAGTCCAAgttgtagttttattttaggtacagccaagaaaaaaaaaaccaaacacttaTGGTATAGTTACAGATAGGAAGGCAGATCCCAACTTCAGGAATGTCGAATGTGAAAATTTTCACACTAGGACCAAAATGtgtttgtctcttctttcctATTTAACTAGTAAGGAGACCATGCTCCCCAGAATCTGGGGTTTTCCTTTGCTAGTCTTTTTCCCTCGGGTCTCCTACTTATTTGCTATACGGGGTTAATCATAAGCAttacaagtttttttaaaatactatttaataacaaaaaggaaaaaaaaggaacaaactatggATGCACGCAATAGCCTGCATGAATCTGTAGAATATTATATTGACTGAAATAAAGCCAATTCtgaaaggttacatactgtagtTCTATTTGTGTGACAGTCTTTAAATGACAAGttacagagatggagaacagGTCAGTGGTTTCAAGAAGTTTAAGGAAGGAAccagagaggaaagtgggtgtgGCTTATAAAGGGCAACAGAAGGAATCTCTGTGGTGACGATAGTCTTTTATGTCTTGACAGGATCAATGTCAATTTTCTAGTTTggatattgtactatagttttgcaagatgttaccattgggagaAAATGGGGGAACAGGTGAAGGCTCTACGAgatctctttgtattatttttcacatatatttcttGCATATGAATGCATaggtatcaaaattaaaaagcttgATTTTCAAAATCTTGCTTCAACACTGTGATACTAATTCTAAgttcaatatatttctttttcttttaaaaaatttttttcttaatgtttatttatttatttatttatttttttgagagagagagagagagacacggagtatgagcaagagaggggcagagaaagagggagacgcagaatccaaagcaggctccgggctctgagctgtcagcacagagcctgacatggggcttgaaccacaagttggagatcatgacctgagccgaagtcagacacctaactgactgagcgattcaggcacccccccccccttttttttaatgtttatttttgagagagagagcaagcaagtggtggggggaaggggtagagagagaaggcgacagaggatctgaagcaggctcagtgctgacaacagagagccagatgcgggactcaaactcacgaactgtgagatcttgaccttgACCTgtgctaaagtcagacacttaaccaactgagccactcaaactcatgaactgtgagatcttgaccttgACCTgtgctaaagtcagacacttaaccaactgagccacccaggtgcccctctaagttcaatatatttcaatatttgtttttatgcctTTTAAGGTTGTACGATGCTCTTCAAATGCATGGATGTTAGAGTAGCtatcaagaaaaagacaagagataacaaaagTTGGTAAGTGTGTGTGGTGAGGGTTTGTTAGGGACTGTATTGAATTGGTCAATTTGGGGAATTAACAATAGTATGTCTCCCAACCCTGAGCACAGTGTCTTTTCGTTTAGTGAGATCttgtgtaatttctttaaaaaatgttttattactaTAAGGTCCTTAGTAATATCCCCTTTTCATCAtggattttaataatttgagacTTCTTTTTGTTGATTGGTCTAGCTAAAGATTTATCCGGtgtgttgatcttttcaaagaccccacttttggctttgttgattttttcctattgtatttCTATTCTCTACTTATCTCTGTTCTAATCTTTagttccttctttctgcctctgttgggtttagtttgctcttctttttgttttcttaaaaaaattttttttgcattcatttgtttttgagagacagagacagagaacaagtgggggaggggcagagacagacggagacacagaatccaaaacaggctccaggctccaagctgacagcacagagcccgatgcagggctccaactcaaaccgtgagacgaagtcggacgattaaccggctaagccacccaggcgccccttctttttctgttttcttaaggtGAAAGTTTTGGTCATCAACTTgtgatcttttgtctttttaaaatttttttgtttgttttctgtgtcacTTTAATACTACCATGATTCCCCTTTATTTCCTCCACCTTAGTGTGAATTCAACTGCTCAGCATTGTTATgagataaatgaatataaaaataaaacaaaacaaaaacttcttccTAGTTACCTAAGGCCTTtagtctcatatttaggtccaCTAGCATTTGGTGATGTGTATGTATGCCCTTAGAATGAAGGGCATGGTGATCTGACCAGGCACTTCATGTAAACAGACACTAATGAAGCCTGGGAAGAAACTCAAACTTGAAATAAGAAGTGTCAGTTTCCTCTGAAAACAAATTTATGTAACGTGAAAGGTGGTAGAAAGGTCAAATAGAATGAAGGTGGGGACAGAAAAGTTTCCCACGAAATAACCTCCTAGATCTCATCAAATGCTCGGGACACTATTTCTTGTCTCACTTAGTGACTATAGTTAGTAGATTGCTGGTATATTACTTGGATAAGCAAACAAATATACtttcagaaaaaataatagcGAAGCAGAAATCAAACATTCAAGACAAGTTTTTgattattctctttatttcacttaggacaCTCAGTGGATATTAACTGGGTTACTTAAAAGTCATTTCAATTAGGTGTCTCTTTAGTCCTTCTTCAATTATTTCGAGTGTTCTAGTCTCAAATACATTCCTTTCTTCTACAAATTTCTGAAAGAGATGAATCCCTCCACCTACACCAAAATAATGTGCTTTGCTGGCCAAAAGCACCCGTCCGTTTTTATCTAATAATCTGAGGAATGTCTGGTGCAAAGAACCATAGTAATCTGGGTTGTAAATGGTTTCTGAGGTAAGAATGAgatcatatttttcaaagaattcttCACTACTTAGTACAAGCTGACAAAACTCAGACCACTCCCCTGAAAAGAACCGGCATTTACATAATTCTTGTGCTACTTTGGATTTCCTGCATCTTTTCACATCTGGTTCGCTGacatcatttccttcttcttccaaGGTAGAGTTAGCCACTACATTAGGTAAGGTTACTTCATCAATCACCATACTGTTGTAATCTTGAAAATGAATTTCTTTGGCCCCTCCCTTGAATGCACTTATACCCAGCAACCCTGCTCCACAGCCAAGATCCAATACTTTTTTCCCAGCAAATTTCACTTGGGCCTTTTTGCAATAAGCCAGCAGGTCAAAGGTACATTCCCAGATTTTTAAGCCCCCTTCATAAACACCTGTAATCAGATCAGAGTGAGAAGAACAACTTTGCGAAACTATGTTTTCTCCAGGGCAGTTCTCTCTCAACGAGACGGTTTTCACTACCGATACGTTAACATGGGGGAGACCTGGTAACCTTTCTATGACTTTATTTGCTAACACTTTCTTGAAATCTTCAGGCATAGCATGCTCTTTGGCAACTCTCACGCAGGGATGTTTTTCACATGGCTCTAAGTTACTTGAACTGTTAGCTGCGCTGAGTGAGTTCTCTGTGTCTTGAGAGGGAGCTGCATTTCCCACTGGCTTATGTTCCAACACATGGTCCTGAGGCAAGTCAAACTGTTCGGTCGAACATTTTTTGTCCctatcttttttactttctgaGACTAAAGACTCTTTGGAGGAATCCAGGGCCAAAACTCCATGTCCAACGGGTGTTAATTCATTTTCCAGATTGTTTTCTATAGtgaaattaaattgaaaagtCATTCTGTCACTAAATGTACACAGTCCTTAAATTCAAAGGAAGATTCTTCAGCTTCTGGATAGAACTGATGACACATACATAAACCTGCCTCAATTATTCAATTAGTTTTGCTGTGGGTTAAGTTTTCTTTAGCTGCTTATACACAGTTACAAATATTTAGAGATGTTTCCAAATGACTTCTTAGAGGTCTCTGCTCTTCTTTTGAATTAGGtctgcagaaaaaagaaaattaaaaagtaaagtgaggagtgcctggctggctcagtccatagagcacgtgactcttgacaTCGGGGtcttgggttcaagccacacataGAGCTTGCTCactttaaaatgaacaaacaaaaagactaagAAAAGGTAAAATGCCATATTTCGCTAAAATTTAACATTAAACAGCCCCCCTCTCCACCATACAGCTGCTTTCGCAGTAAAAGCTGTGAACGGTGAGGGAGATAAAATGATTTggaaacacaggggtgcctggatggctcagtggttaagcatccaacttcagctcaggtcatgatttcaccatgcCTGACATCGAGCCCGGTgtgaggctttgtgctgacagctgggagcctgaagcctacttcggattctgtgtctccctctctctctgcccctccccggctcgcatgctgtctctctcataaatgaatgaatgaatgaataaataaataaaaatttaaaaaggtttgaaaacacagacacacacccttCAGGGTCcaaaaaatggagaagagaatACACTGTAAAAACTAAAGGACAACAGATCAAcaactagggggaaaaaaaaaaagtccaaaattcTCGGGCAGGAAATGACACACCTGATTGAGTCTTCCACTTAATCATGACCTTGCCCAAACATGTTTACCTCCTAAACCGCCAGAATCTCTTCACTTCAGTCTGTAACTGTTTCAAGTAACAGGTCTTCAAGATCTGATTTTGGCAAATGAGCATCCTTTATAAGAACACGCACAGGGAGGCTCTGGTGTGTGTCAATTCCCCCAAATGACCCCCGCCTACAAACATTTAGCAAGAACCAGCAGCCCTGGGTATACGGGAGTAGGAGAATTTTGGAGTACTTAGTAAAAAGATTCGTTTGGTGGTAGAGAAACACAAAGTAAGGGCACTGACCGGAGGGGCCCCTCGAAAGTGGAAGCAATGTACTGAGCCCCCTCAGGGTATCTACCGCGCTCGGTACTTTAAACACCATCAGCTTCAATTTGCACAACTCCGGCAGGCGGGGTCTCTGTCCCCCTTAACACAAAATGTACAAAGTCGGGCTGCCCCGCGAAGCGGGTAAAAAGGTGCCTGTTTCGACCCCACCGCGCCCTGGGGCTTGGATTCACTTCTGGCTGCAGGGCCCACGGCCACCCCGGCCGCAGGTGCGCTGTCTCCACGCCCCCGGGGGACAGACGCGAGCAAATCTGGGGGCTTCCG
This genomic interval from Prionailurus viverrinus isolate Anna chromosome F1, UM_Priviv_1.0, whole genome shotgun sequence contains the following:
- the METTL18 gene encoding histidine protein methyltransferase 1 homolog, producing the protein MTFQFNFTIENNLENELTPVGHGVLALDSSKESLVSESKKDRDKKCSTEQFDLPQDHVLEHKPVGNAAPSQDTENSLSAANSSSNLEPCEKHPCVRVAKEHAMPEDFKKVLANKVIERLPGLPHVNVSVVKTVSLRENCPGENIVSQSCSSHSDLITGVYEGGLKIWECTFDLLAYCKKAQVKFAGKKVLDLGCGAGLLGISAFKGGAKEIHFQDYNSMVIDEVTLPNVVANSTLEEEGNDVSEPDVKRCRKSKVAQELCKCRFFSGEWSEFCQLVLSSEEFFEKYDLILTSETIYNPDYYGSLHQTFLRLLDKNGRVLLASKAHYFGVGGGIHLFQKFVEERNVFETRTLEIIEEGLKRHLIEMTFK